The genomic interval gatttgaacttaggtattcgtacgatgatttaaaacattattaaagcccctttcacaattgacgtacgacctgtttacgaccgcctgcaacagttttttcttgttgttgcacgatcgatctcttggtgtcttgcgagcactcgcagtggttgtagacgaacgcacgaatttgaggtggtcggaggtggtcgtgactggtcgcatctgaatctgaacatgttcaaaatccaaacgcgatcaaatacgattgatttactcgcatcaggtcgtaccatcggtcgggcgatcatcgtgtgagtgttgttcaacgttgtacgacttggtgcgagaggtgacacaactacgtatagtcgcatttagtcgactggaggtcgtacaacacttgcacatgcgctagatacctacagagaccagtcttgcgactggttgcgataatataagactgttgcaagaccgatcgaaattacggcttacaacattccactaccgttgcattcgcatgtatgcgaccgtacagcccctttcacaattgacatccgaccagtttacgaccgcctgcaacagtttttttctgctgttgcacgatcgatctcttggtgacttgcgagcactcgcagtcgttgtagacggtcgcacgaactcgaggtggtcgtgactggtcacatctgaactttgaacatgttcaaaatccgaacgcgatcaaatacgaccgattcactcgcatcagctcgtatccggggtcgtaccatcggtcgggcgatcatcgtgggagtgttgttcaacgttgcacgacttggtgcgagaggtggcacaactaagtagtcgcatttactcgactggaggtcgtacaacacttgcacatgtgctagcgacctacatgtacagagacctgtcttgcgactgggtgcgataatacgatgtgccataagactgttgcaagaccgatcgcaacggcttacaacattgcactaccgttgtgtgcgaccgttcccctcgcaatccctcgtgcaacactcgcatgtgatcgcacgagcacaataggatcataagcgacttactcgtgcaacgggttttactggttgtttttgttgtacgacagctgttgcaactgtgaaagcctctgtgcgatattatgagatgactggcgattgatgcctgttgcagcctgtcgcacgaccaaaaggtcgcaagtggtcgtacgtcaattgtgaaaggggctttacacagtaagatattccatggcTCAATGATAGCGTCAAATTCTAAGATGTTTTATTCCACCAAagtcgggtcgcagaccaatcgtaagatGTGCGATGGCCTTTAGGGGCTGTACTAGTGCCCCAACACTCCCCATTCATAACATAAAATCACAGCCCCGGGTATATGCTTCATGATACCAAGCACCTACAGAAGCTACACTGTATCGTCCAAGAAAAGTTTGGCGAATAACAATATTCCATTTCGTCATCGCTGAATCTTATTTGGTCATCAACAATCAATCGCCCTGTTATCCAATCCATTTGCAACGGATGTTCTAAAATTTGTGTCTCTGTTAAGATTATTCTTGTTTTGTTGATGATTGTGTGATGAATTTAACATGGCTATTGCTATAAGAACACACAAAACAATCTCGAGTATCCTCTGAcctgtttgaaataaaatccaTTGAAATGTGTTTGCTTCAAAATCCAAGAAGCTTCTATACAATGTACCGATGAGTAGTCCAACGTGGGACAGTGTTAAAATAAGACAAATCACAGCACTGGTGATGAGAATAGTGACGAGACATGTAAGTCGACGAGCTTCGTTTTTAGCGACGGCGACCAATGAACCATTGAGTGATGATCGACGTCGTTCACGGGTGTTCCTCGGACACGACGCCGAGAGGTTCTTCCGTATTTTCCACCAGACGTAGACAAACCCGATGGTGAGGACAAAACCCCAGACAATGAAAATGATCTCGCAGACGATAAAGGCGACGCTGGAGCTCGGTATAAAAGAGACAAGGAGATCCGCAAACAGAACGTACCCGATGCtgacagtgatgatgacgaGGAGAACTAAGAATCGTTGAAATCGTCGCGATGCTGGCGCCAAATTCGTCGTTTCAAGCGCAACGAGGAAAAAGATGCTGTACGAAGACACGACTCCCGGCCAACCCAACGACCAGATGATGACGTTCAAAGGACACGGTATGACCCCTCGTAAGCTATACGGGTCAATCAACAGCGAACACGATCTCGTTAATGATGTCATTGCAATCATAGCATGCAATGCTACCGAGAGACGCTTGCGAGTACGATGTTGCCTGAAGACTTGAATGATGGCGTAAATTGCATAGACAATTATGATCACGTTGCTTGATGCGAACATGTAGACATGGGCGTCGAACCAGAGACTGAGTGTTTCTTCTACCCGGGTTCTGTTTGGTCCATTTTCCGCCCAGGAACAACTGAGAACTACGCCATGATCTGCAGGATTGGGAACAACCGTCGCTGTCGTCGTTGCAAGTGTCTCATTCTCCGCTAGATTTGACGTCGACATCATGTTCGTAGTTGTCGAAATACGAAGCATCGGATCTGTAGTTTAAAGTTCACGAAGTGAGGTTATTCAAGAACGCTATGAGTAAAACCACTCCTCTCTCGCGAGTTCTTCATACTGTAGATCATCTGAATATTGACCTGTTAAAACAATAACAGGAATAAGAAATTAAATATCAAACACAATTTAAAGAATATTCGATGTCAACGGCTTACACATTCTGAAACATGTTATATATTGTTTAAAGATGACGTTAACATGCAGCtctatttaataattaaaaaaaaatcaaatactgGGTACGAAATTTAAGGC from Lytechinus pictus isolate F3 Inbred chromosome 2, Lp3.0, whole genome shotgun sequence carries:
- the LOC129254430 gene encoding uncharacterized protein LOC129254430, translating into MLRISTTTNMMSTSNLAENETLATTTATVVPNPADHGVVLSCSWAENGPNRTRVEETLSLWFDAHVYMFASSNVIIIVYAIYAIIQVFRQHRTRKRLSVALHAMIAMTSLTRSCSLLIDPYSLRGVIPCPLNVIIWSLGWPGVVSSYSIFFLVALETTNLAPASRRFQRFLVLLVIITVSIGYVLFADLLVSFIPSSSVAFIVCEIIFIVWGFVLTIGFVYVWWKIRKNLSASCPRNTRERRRSSLNGSLVAVAKNEARRLTCLVTILITSAVICLILTLSHVGLLIGTLYRSFLDFEANTFQWILFQTGQRILEIVLCVLIAIAMLNSSHNHQQNKNNLNRDTNFRTSVANGLDNRAIDC